The sequence CCATTGCTAAATAGCTGTTATAGGGGCCAATATTAGCAGTATTCATATCAGCTGGTGCACTCGTTATATCTCGTGGTAAATATCAAATGCATCGAGTACTTGGTTGGATAGTCCTCTGATACATTTGCTGTGCATCTGTCAATATTCAAAGCATATTAGGTTAACTAAGTCCTCCATGGTCAGAGAACATATTACAAGTAAATTGCATGTCCTATATATGCTCAGATAACATTCTGTGTTGGACATGTCTGTCTTGTTATGATCAGATCTGCCTGTTCAAACACATTGTCCACAGAGTAGTAAATCAATCTAACTGTGTTTCAGGCTCAAGTCATTTATCTAAAATATGTAGCCCCAAATAAAATTTTCTCACACTTTCACAATTTAAGGTTCTCGAGATTTGACATCTGTATTGTTAAAATTTATTTTGGTTGTGCAACATTGTTGGGATATGCCAAAGAGAATGTAATAGATAGAGGTGTTGAGAATGTAAAGACAACCCTACAAAACTTTGTTGGGATATGCCAAAGAGAAGGATTTGGATCATTCGGAaagtaataaaattaaaatatctcaACCCATTTCAAGGATGCACCTGAACGGAGGGGGTTTTTAGTGTGTGTCGGGATGATCGTCGTTGAATGGAGACAATGGTTAATGTTGGGAATAATAATGTGAGTCATTCCATCTAATTGACTGTGCTATCAATATAGACATCCTGTCCGTGTTTAGTTGTCAttctaatataatataatataatataatataatataatataatataatagggATCTGACTGATGTGTGGATTCATAGTTCCACATCAATGATATGCTTTCGGCCTCAAACTTGTCTTTATTTTTGGTAGATAATGCAACTAATTTGCTAGGTATTGTTGAAATATACAGAGAACTCAGGAGGGACGGTCGGTCTCTCGAGGCAAAGGTTGATGTTTGAGTAGGAATTATTTCTGCCTAAATATAATCTATTAAGCCATATTATATATACACAACTCTATCAGAATGATCAAATCTTTCTCAGAATTCCTCTCTTTCACTGCAAACTTTTGGCATGGCGTTGACACTGAAAATTTTTCTCATGTCATGCATTGTTTTCTAAAGATTTAAGCATCCCAAAAGCGACAAGCGAAGCAAGGAAATGACTGATGGAATCTGTGCTACAAATGATTCTTACGCCACAAAACTAATACATCATCTTTATAGTTCTCATTCCATTTAGTTGAGATATCATGATATAAAAAATGACCTCTGACCTTTCCAATGTCTGAAAACCTAAACACAGCAGCAATCAAGGATTCTTTTTTCTGGTGTTGTTAGTCTTGTTCTTCTACCTTGTCAAGTATTGGATCACAATAAGCCAGCCATATCAGCATCGACTATAGTCGACTCATTCCATAAGTTTTCAGTGATTGTGGTTGTGACAACCAACCTCCACAAATCCATTAAACAATCAAAGCATATGCTGCAGTACCTGAGTTAAATTATATGATCCAGAGGTACAAACAATTGAGTGGGTGAAGTATTCAATGACACCCAAGAACAAGGACAGCTACCCACCAGTTTTAGCTCTTTGTTCTTACTCCGTCTACTTCCTCGAGTTCCAAGCACCATTGACCTTCTCTCTTTCACTACTCGGATAGGGATGCTTCAGAGATGCATCTGCTGCTGCTTCTCCCTCGAGGGGCGTGAGGCTGCACGAAGGTATCGTATGGTCCTGCTCCTGCATGCATACTACTGTTTCAACTTCTTCTTGAGTTGTGATCACAACTAGTATTGTTCAGATCACACAAGGGCCATGGTGGCGGCGGCTATCCTTGGGAAATCTACACCCTGAAACAGCTCGTCCATGCAACGAGGAACTTCCATGAGGACAACAAGCTCGGAGAAGGCGGCTTTGGGACTGTCTACTGGGGTAGAACTGACAAAGGAGTGGAGGCAAGTCACTACTCATCATACATAAGAGTCTCTCTGTCATGGAGTGACTTGTTGCTGTCGTGTAGATCGCTGTGAAGCGGCTCAAGGCCATGACGGCCAAGGCGGAGATGGAGTTCGCCGTCGAAGTGGAGGTGCTGGGGAGGGTAAGGCACAAGAATCTACTGAGCCTGAGAGGTTTCTACGCAGGTGGCGAGGAGAGGCTGATCGTTTACGATTACATGCCCAACCACAGCCTGCTCAGCCATCTCCATGGCCGTCGCTCCGCCGATCTGCTCCTCGACTGGCCTCGCAGGATGCAGATCGCCATCGGAGCAGCGGAAGGACTCGCGTGAGTTGAGTCGGGTTCATGATGTTACCATCGTTGCCAGGTGTTTGATTCAATGCCCTCCCGACCTGTTTCAGGTACTTGCACCATGAGGCGAGCCCTCACATCATACACCGAGACGTGAAGACCAGCAACGTGCTGCTCGACGCCGACTTCTGCGCCAAAGTGGCCGACTTCGGGTTCGCGAAGCTGATCCCGGAGGGAGTGAGCCACCTGACGACGAGGGTGAAGGGGACGCTGGGCTACCTCGCACCTGAGTACGCCATGTGGGGGAAAGTCGCCGAGAGCTgcgacgtgtacagcttcggcGTTCTGCTGCTGGAGATCGTGAGCGCCAGGAAGCCCATCGAGAAGCTACCCGGCGGCGTCAAGCGCGACATAGTGCAGTGGGCGGCGCCGCTGGTGGAGAAGGGCGCGTGGGAGCGCATCGCGGACCCACGCCTCGGGGAAAGGTTCGAGCCGGCGGAGCTGCGGAACGCGGTGGCGGTCGCCTTGCGGTGCACCGA comes from Musa acuminata AAA Group cultivar baxijiao chromosome BXJ3-3, Cavendish_Baxijiao_AAA, whole genome shotgun sequence and encodes:
- the LOC103973560 gene encoding PTI1-like tyrosine-protein kinase At3g15890, producing the protein MLQRCICCCFSLEGREAARRSHKGHGGGGYPWEIYTLKQLVHATRNFHEDNKLGEGGFGTVYWGRTDKGVEIAVKRLKAMTAKAEMEFAVEVEVLGRVRHKNLLSLRGFYAGGEERLIVYDYMPNHSLLSHLHGRRSADLLLDWPRRMQIAIGAAEGLAYLHHEASPHIIHRDVKTSNVLLDADFCAKVADFGFAKLIPEGVSHLTTRVKGTLGYLAPEYAMWGKVAESCDVYSFGVLLLEIVSARKPIEKLPGGVKRDIVQWAAPLVEKGAWERIADPRLGERFEPAELRNAVAVALRCTDLNPDNRPTMKEAVELLKGRGLWKRTKDVAVEKAIGEEGDEEEDAGISEPSQPERQSWKTTIVR